The DNA sequence AGATATCCTCCAAAATATCCGGCAGCTGGCCAAATAGCGTCGATATGTCTTCCAGACGTTCTGAAAGAAGCGCATGCACGCGATCTTCCACGGAGCCGGCGTAGCGCATGTTGTAAATGTCGACGCTGTCTCGAACTTGGCCGATCCGCTGGATGCGGCCCTTGCGTTGTTCAAGCCGCGATGGATTCCACGGCAGATCGAAATTGATCAGCGTCCCCAGGCGCTGCAGATTTAGCCCCTCCGACGCTGCATCGGTGCCAAGCAGCAGTCGTATTCGCCCCTTTGTCACTTCATTCTTTAGCGCCTCACGCGATTCACGTCCGAATGCGCCATTCGTCATTACGCCCGACTTCGCGGCACCGGCGTAAATGGCGATGCGTTCATTCGGCAGCTCGCGGCTCAGTTGATTCGCAAGCCACCAGACCGAATCGAAGTATTGGCTGAAGATGATGCAGCCAAGGTTAGCCATTCCCGATTCAAAAGCACGTCCCTGACAATCGCAAATTTGGGATCGCGTTCCCGATTTGCTTCAAGCGCCTTCATGAAGCGCTGTAAAACTGCGCGCTCTTCGCTTGTCAGGGTACGAAGCTGGCCGAACAAATCGCTATCTTCCTCTTCTTCCTCTTCTTCCAAGCTGGTCCAGTTCAGAAGAATCTTTTCAGCGGTGATCCGACCAGCCTCCATGCTGCTGCCGACCCGGCGCAAGAGGAGCGTACGAAAGAAGCCGGTCTGCGTGCGCAATGCGAGCAAGCGGCAAAATTCGTTCGCGTGCCCATAAGCTTCAGCTAAAAATGGCGGTAGGCCGATCGCCTGATCGTCGCCTTCGCCATGGAGGTTTACCCGTACCGGCTTCAAGTAGGGCTCCCCGGTTTCCGGATCCAACGTCGTTTCCAGATATTGGCGAGTACGCATGACAATATGCCGAATGATTGGATTCGCGTTCTGAAGGAATCGCGGAAATAGATCGGCGAGACGTGATCGATCAGGCGCCGAAAG is a window from the Burkholderiales bacterium genome containing:
- a CDS encoding SWF/SNF helicase family protein, with amino-acid sequence MANLGCIIFSQYFDSVWWLANQLSRELPNERIAIYAGAAKSGVMTNGAFGRESREALKNEVTKGRIRLLLGTDAASEGLNLQRLGTLINFDLPWNPSRLEQRKGRIQRIGQVRDSVDIYNMRYAGSVEDRVHALLSERLEDISTLFGQLPDILEDIWVHVALGNIERALKTIDAVPRRHPFQLRYHKVSKIDWESCSRVLNGMEAKACLSQGW